The sequence GTCACGACCTGCGGGAACATTTCGGTCGGCAGATCGAACTTGCGGAGCATGTCGAAGGCCCAGTCGTTGTCCGTCGGGTGGAAGCACTGTGAGGTGGTCGCGTTGGTGAATTCCACAACCCGGCTGCCGCTGAGAAGCCAGTGGAAGTAGTCCGGCATCATCAGAATTTTGTCGGCCAGACCGAGCATCTCGGCGTGATCCCGCTGCGTGGCGAGCAGCTGGTAGAGCGTGTTGATCTCCATGAACTGCAGGCCGGAATTGGCGAAGATCTCCTCTTGCGGCACGCGAGAGAACGCCTGCTGCACCATCCCTTCGTTGCGGGGATCGCGGTAGTTGTAAGGAAGCCCGAGCAGTTCGCCGGTCTTGGAAAGCAGGACGTAATCGACGCCCCAGGTATCGACGCCGACGGAGACGATCGAATCGCCATAGCGTTCCGCGGCAATTGTGAGCCCGGCGAGGATCTCTTTCCAGAGGCCGACCACGTTCCAGCGAAGCGTGCCGGCGACATTAACCGGGCCGTTGGGGAAGCGATGCAGTTCGTCCAGCTGCAGCCGCTGGCCGTCGAATCGGCCCGCCATCACGCGGCCGCTTTCCGCTCCCAGATCGACGCCGAGGTAAACTTGCTCACTCATGTCACACAGTCCCAGTCAATATTTCGCAGTGGTTCATCAGCCGATCAACATATCGGATGGCGTGTCTGTGGAAAAGCAGACCGATTCGGAAGGAGCCCCGATTACTTCTTCGGGTTCTCTGGATCGATTCCCATTTCTCGCAGCAGGATCTTCAGGTCTTCCCAGACCAGCTTTTTCGCAGGAGGATTCCGCAGCAGGTACGACGGGTGATAAGTGCAGAGGACCTTGGAATGTTCGTAGTCGAACAGTTCGCCCCGCAGCCGGCCAATCGGTGTTTTCGTCTGCAGAATATTCTGAGCGGCGATCGTGCCCCAGCAGACGATGTAATCGGGATCGACGGTCGCAATCTGCCCCAGCAGATACTCGCGGCAGTTGCCGGCTTCGATGGGAGACGGATTTCGGTTCCCCGGCGGGCGGCAGCGAAGAATGTTACAGATGTAGAGTTCTTCGCGCGTCCAGCCGCAGGCTTCGATGATCTTGTTCAGCAGCTGCCCCGCCCGGCCCACGAACGGTTCGCCCTGTTTGTCCTCGTCGGCTCCGGGAGCTTCGCCGATAAACATGACGCGGGCTTCCGGATTGCCGACGCCAAAAACGGTTTGCGTTCGAGCCGCAGCCAGTTCCGGGCAACGGGTGCATTTGGAAACCGTGTCGGCAAGTTGAGCGAGACACTGGACACGTTCAGCATGTTTCATCGTTTGGCGTTCTGTTCGTCGAGGTCCTTCGGCGGACGGCGGAGTCACTTCGGGAGGCGGAGCCTGAACCCGAGGCGGCTCGGTGTATTCAGGGCGCTGCGGTGCAGCAGGCGCGGGGGGCTGTTTCGCGACCGGTGGTGGAGCAGACGGAGTCGGTCGAGCGGGCTGAGGCGGCTCCGGGGCCGCGGTTGTGGCAGCGGCGGCCAGATCGTCCAGCAGCGAGGCCTCTCCCTGGAACTTGTCCAGATGAGACATCCCGGCTCGTTGCCAGGACTCCAGTGATTGCAGGATCAGTCGATCGAGTTGCATGGGTTTGGGTTACTTCGACAGGTCCTTCAGGTAGTCATCGATGCCGGGGGCGTCGTTCACATCCAGATCCTGCAGAATCTGCTGCCGGCTCCGACGGTAGAAGCGATTGGCTTCGGTATAGTCGTTGAGTTTCTTTTGAACGTGAATTCCCTGAAAGATGGCTCCTCCGATGAAGAGAATTCCGAACAACGCCATCGGGGGGAAAATCGAGCCGGCGAAGATCGTCCAGAAGAGTCCGAACAGAACAATGAAGCCGGTTCCGAACAGATGGGCTTTGCCGGGCAGAGACATTTCCCCGTCCTTGCCCTTCACCATGAAGTTCTCTCGCCGCATCATCCATTCGCGATCGAGTCGCTCCAGCTCGTTCTGCTGACGAATTTTCTCCAGCGTCGACGCGTCGGGTTCATCGTCCGCCATCTTCTCGGTATGTCGGTCTTCAATCCGCAGATGCGTGTTGCAGTAGCCACAGCGAACGGAACGCGTTCCTTTGGGAACCTCCAGCGGAGCTCCGCAACCGTTGCACACTGTTGCCAGTAGTCTCATGGGTGAGCATCCGAGAAAAGAGTACCGACCGTGGCGTGCATCCTAGAGCAGATCGCACGGCAGCCCAACTGATCATTCCGGGGAAAGTGAAAGTTCTGAGGCCGTGACGCGAAACCACGGCCTCAGTCTTCGCAGTCGGCTCAAACCGACAGACTACTTCTTGTTCGAGGACTTGCGACCGCCGACTTTCCAGGCCGGATGCGGCTCGTGAGCCTTGTCCATGATTCCGGCCATCTTATTCGCGAGCTGCGGGTTCTCATCGGCGATGTTGTTCTCCTCGCCGAGATCTTTGGAGAGATCATACAGCTGCACATCGCCATCGAACATCGGCTGGCGAATCGCCTTGTACTTGCCCTGACGAACCGCCTGTCGGGACCCCTGTTCGTAGAACTCCCAGTACAGATAGTCGTGTTCTTTCTGCTGCTTCGACTTGCCGAGCAGTTCGGGCAGGAACGAAATGCTGTCGAGCCCCTGCGGCGTCTCCACGCCGGCCAGATCGCAGGCGGTCGCGAAGAAGTCACCGAAGTAGCCGATGTGATCGGAAACCGTTCCCGCCTTCACCTTGCCCGGCCAGCGGACGATGAACGGGACTCGAATGCCCCCTTCGGTCAGATCCCGTTTCATGCCTTTGAGCGGGCCGTTCGGATCGAAGGTGTCCGGATTATTTCCGCCTTCTTTGTGCGGCCCGTTGTCGGAGGTGAACATGACGATCGTGTCCTGATCCATGCCGAGCTGCTTGAGTTTCTCGAACATCTGGCCGATGCCGGAATCCATCCGCGTGATCATTGCGGCCTGTCCCTTATCGGGATCGGACCAGTCCTTATCGGCGTAAATGCCGTAGTCGGGCACTTCCTGGCCGTTGCCGGTGCCGCGAGTCCCTTCGTTGTTGGCGTGGGGAATTGTCAGGGCGAGATACAGAAAGAAGGGCTGGCCATCTTTCCGTTCATCGAGATAGCTGAGCGTGTCTTCCATGAACAGATCGTGGGAATAATCGACCCGCTTCGTGGCATAACCGGCTGCTCCCCATTCGCCGACTTTCATTTTCTCGACGACGTTCCGGAGCTGCACCTTCTCTTCATTCCGCCAGAGAATCTCGGGATAGTAGTTGTGAGCGTGATGCTGGCTGAGGTAGCCGAAGCTGTAGTCGAAGCCCTGCTTGCTGGGGAAACCGGCTTCTCCGCCCCCCGGCTCGCCAAGGCCCCATTTGCCGATCAGAGCGTTGTAATAGCCGGCATCGTCGAGAACTTCGGCAATCGTCACGTCTTCATCCCGCAGTTTCTGCTTGTCCGAAGAGCCATTTCCCCGCACCTGACAGTGGCCCGTATGCAGTCCGGTCATGAGCACGCAGCGGGAGGGAGCACAGACAGTGGCTCCCGCGTAGAACTGTGTGAACTTCATCCCCTCGGCGGCCATCTGATCGAGATGAGGCGTCTTGATTTTCTCCTGACCGTAGCAGCCGAGGTCGCCGTAACCGAGGTCATCGGCGAGGATGAAAATGATATTCGGCTTCGACGGTTCCGCGGCGGAAGCCACCGAGCCGGTAATGACCAGAGCGGCAGCGACAAGCAGCAGAGAAAAGAGGGACGTACGTAACCGGAGTGTATGCAACATGGGCTGAGTTCCGTTTCGAGAATGATTTCGCAATGGGTTCCCGCCAGTATCAACGGAACGATCGCACGCGTCAACGATCCATCAGAAGCCGAACATGCGAAGCCGGCCCGTCACCCGAGACCGACATCGAGAATCATCATGACAGTGAAGCCGACGAGCAGGCTGATGGTCGCCAGATCGATGTGACCTCCGTCGTGAGCCTCCGGAATCAGTTCTTCGACCACCACGAAGACCATCGCCCCGGCGGCAAAGCTCAGGGCGTAGGGGAGAATCGGGGCAGCGAAGACGACCGCGGTTGCTCCAATCACCGCCGCGACTGGCTCGACGAGTGCGGAGAGCTGGCCGTACCAGAAACTCTTGCCCCGGCTCATCCCCTCGGCTCGCAGCGGCATTGCGACCGCAATTCCCTCCGGAAAGTTCTGGATCGCGATGCCGATCGACAGGGCAATCGCGGCAGCCGTGCTGCTCGCCTCGAGTCCGGACAGAGCCCCGGCAAAGGCGACGCCGACGGCAAGTCCTTCCGGGATGTTGTGCAGCGTGATGGCCGTCACCAGCAGCACGGCTCGACGCCAGGTCGTCCGCGGCCCCTCGGCGTCTTCAATCGACTTCCCTAAGTGCAGATGGGGCAGCAGTTTATCGAAGGCCCAGATTCCTCCTCCGCCGAGCAGAAACCCGACCGCCGGCGGAAACCAGCTCGGCAGCGGCCCCTGTTCCGAGATCTCGATCGCGGGAGCGAGCAGCGACCAGTAACTGGCGGCCAGCATCACGCCGCCGGAAAATCCGAGCATGGAATCGAGCAGCTTGCGATTCACGCTGCGGGTGAAAAAGACACAGCTGGCACCGAGAGCCGTGAGCATCCAGGTTCCCAGCCCCGCAATCAGAGCCTGGAGAATCGGGTTGAGTGCGAGAAACCAGTCCATCATCACAAGCTGCTCCGGAAGATCGAACTCGAAAACCCGATTGTAATGGAGCTCAGTGATTCGTGAAGAATCATCTCAGCGGACGAGATTCCCTTGACGAAACGCCCTCGGCTGCCGATCATGGCAATATGACCATAAGCGAAAAAGACCGCCGACGCTACGAAGCCCGGGCGAAGATCGCCAAAGCGATGGCTCATCCGAGCCGTCTGTATATGCTCGATCTTCTCCAGCAGCGGGAAATGTGCGTCGGGGAACTGACGGAAGCGGTCGGAGCCGATCAATCGACGGTCTCCAAGCATCTGGCGGTCCTGAAGGACGTCGGACTGGTCAGCGTTCGGAAAGAGGGCGCTCTGAGTTACTACAACCTGCAGTGCGGCTGCCTCGATGGCTTCTTCAACTGCATGGAAACGGTCCTGTTAACCGATCTCACGATGCGACGGGCGTCGGTCGAATAAATTTTTTTCGCCATTTACATGGCTATATGGCGATTTGGCAATGCGTCCATTTCGGAAAGAGGATTAGGGAGATGACGGAGGACACCAGCCGGGGCGTGGGTCGGTTCCTGGCGCCGCTGCTCATTCTGATTCTCTGCATCATGAGCATCTCACGCTGGGCCCTCGAACTCACCAGTCATTCGTAATCCGTCTCCCTGACCGCGAAATTCAACTTGAAGGGACGAACGTGGAAATCAATTCCGACAAACCGATCGTGCTTTTCCTCTGCACGGGTAACTCCGCCCGCAGCCAGATGGCCGAAGCCTTCCTGCGAACCCACGCCGGCGATCGGTTCGAAGCCTGCAGTGCCGGGCTGGAGCCGAAAGGCGTGCATCCACTGACGATCGCCGTCATGGACGAAGTCGGCATCAGCCTGGAAGGGCAGCACTCGAAATCACTCACTGAGTACCTCGGCAAGATCCCCGCTCGATATGTCATTTTCGTTTGCGAGAATGCCGAGCAATCCTGCCCGCGGGTCTGGCCGTTTGCTCTCATGTCGTTCTGCATGCCCTTCCCCGATCCCGCTGCGGCTGAAGGAACGGAAGAAGAACGCCTGCAGGCCTTCCGCGACGTACGCGATCAGATCGAACAACGGATCCTCGAATGGCTTCAGGCCATCCCGAACTCCAGCCATGAGTCGGGAATCTCGCCTGCTCCACCGCAGTAACATTCAAGGCAG is a genomic window of Rubinisphaera margarita containing:
- a CDS encoding uracil-DNA glycosylase, producing MQLDRLILQSLESWQRAGMSHLDKFQGEASLLDDLAAAATTAAPEPPQPARPTPSAPPPVAKQPPAPAAPQRPEYTEPPRVQAPPPEVTPPSAEGPRRTERQTMKHAERVQCLAQLADTVSKCTRCPELAAARTQTVFGVGNPEARVMFIGEAPGADEDKQGEPFVGRAGQLLNKIIEACGWTREELYICNILRCRPPGNRNPSPIEAGNCREYLLGQIATVDPDYIVCWGTIAAQNILQTKTPIGRLRGELFDYEHSKVLCTYHPSYLLRNPPAKKLVWEDLKILLREMGIDPENPKK
- a CDS encoding LSD1-type zinc finger protein, with product MRLLATVCNGCGAPLEVPKGTRSVRCGYCNTHLRIEDRHTEKMADDEPDASTLEKIRQQNELERLDREWMMRRENFMVKGKDGEMSLPGKAHLFGTGFIVLFGLFWTIFAGSIFPPMALFGILFIGGAIFQGIHVQKKLNDYTEANRFYRRSRQQILQDLDVNDAPGIDDYLKDLSK
- a CDS encoding arylsulfatase, whose protein sequence is MLHTLRLRTSLFSLLLVAAALVITGSVASAAEPSKPNIIFILADDLGYGDLGCYGQEKIKTPHLDQMAAEGMKFTQFYAGATVCAPSRCVLMTGLHTGHCQVRGNGSSDKQKLRDEDVTIAEVLDDAGYYNALIGKWGLGEPGGGEAGFPSKQGFDYSFGYLSQHHAHNYYPEILWRNEEKVQLRNVVEKMKVGEWGAAGYATKRVDYSHDLFMEDTLSYLDERKDGQPFFLYLALTIPHANNEGTRGTGNGQEVPDYGIYADKDWSDPDKGQAAMITRMDSGIGQMFEKLKQLGMDQDTIVMFTSDNGPHKEGGNNPDTFDPNGPLKGMKRDLTEGGIRVPFIVRWPGKVKAGTVSDHIGYFGDFFATACDLAGVETPQGLDSISFLPELLGKSKQQKEHDYLYWEFYEQGSRQAVRQGKYKAIRQPMFDGDVQLYDLSKDLGEENNIADENPQLANKMAGIMDKAHEPHPAWKVGGRKSSNKK
- a CDS encoding ZIP family metal transporter, whose protein sequence is MDWFLALNPILQALIAGLGTWMLTALGASCVFFTRSVNRKLLDSMLGFSGGVMLAASYWSLLAPAIEISEQGPLPSWFPPAVGFLLGGGGIWAFDKLLPHLHLGKSIEDAEGPRTTWRRAVLLVTAITLHNIPEGLAVGVAFAGALSGLEASSTAAAIALSIGIAIQNFPEGIAVAMPLRAEGMSRGKSFWYGQLSALVEPVAAVIGATAVVFAAPILPYALSFAAGAMVFVVVEELIPEAHDGGHIDLATISLLVGFTVMMILDVGLG
- a CDS encoding ArsR/SmtB family transcription factor encodes the protein MKNHLSGRDSLDETPSAADHGNMTISEKDRRRYEARAKIAKAMAHPSRLYMLDLLQQREMCVGELTEAVGADQSTVSKHLAVLKDVGLVSVRKEGALSYYNLQCGCLDGFFNCMETVLLTDLTMRRASVE
- a CDS encoding arsenate reductase ArsC; the protein is MNSDKPIVLFLCTGNSARSQMAEAFLRTHAGDRFEACSAGLEPKGVHPLTIAVMDEVGISLEGQHSKSLTEYLGKIPARYVIFVCENAEQSCPRVWPFALMSFCMPFPDPAAAEGTEEERLQAFRDVRDQIEQRILEWLQAIPNSSHESGISPAPPQ